From the genome of Nerophis ophidion isolate RoL-2023_Sa linkage group LG25, RoL_Noph_v1.0, whole genome shotgun sequence, one region includes:
- the LOC133543101 gene encoding BTB/POZ domain-containing protein KCTD12-like, which translates to MALTVPGTQGSTYPDIVELNVGGQVYVTRLDTLTAVPDSLLWAKFSQSSPEDLPKDSKGRFFFDRDGFLFRYILDYLRDSELFLPEFFKERRRLQKEADFFRLPELSRQLGEEDSSLAEDSAEPEDAELLSPATTPSSSDRTPRSPGSTSGYITVGYRGSYTVGRDIQADAKFRRVARITVCGKIALTKEVFGDTLNESRDPDRPPDKYTSRYYLKYNFLEQAFDRLAQAGFHMAACSSTGTCANNDPGEDRMWTSYTEYVFCR; encoded by the coding sequence ACTGTCCCCGGCACTCAGGGCTCAACTTACCCGGACATCGTGGAGCTGAACGTGGGCGGCCAGGTGTACGTGACCCGGCTGGACACCCTCACCGCGGTGCCCGACTCTCTCTTGTGGGCGAAGTTCAGCCAAAGTTCCCCGGAAGATTTGCCCAAAGACAGCAAGGGTCGCTTCTTCTTCGACCGCGACGGCTTTCTGTTCCGATACATCCTGGACTACTTGCGGGACTCGGAGCTCTTTTTGCCGGAGTTCTTCAAGGAGAGGCGGCGGCTCCAGAAGGAGGCGGACTTCTTCCGACTGCCGGAGCTGTCCAGGCAACTCGGCGAGGAGGACAGCTCCCTCGCGGAGGACAGCGCGGAGCCGGAGGACGCGGAGCTCCTCAGCCCGGCCACCACCCCTTCCTCCTCGGACAGAACGCCGCGCTCGCCCGGGTCCACTTCGGGGTACATCACCGTGGGCTACCGGGGCAGTTACACCGTCGGCAGAGACATCCAAGCGGACGCCAAGTTCCGGCGGGTGGCCCGGATCACCGTGTGCGGCAAGATCGCCCTCACCAAGGAAGTCTTCGGGGACACTTTGAACGAGAGCCGAGACCCGGACCGACCGCCGGACAAGTACACGTCCCGGTACTACCTCAAGTACAACTTCCTGGAGCAGGCCTTCGACCGCCTGGCCCAAGCCGGCTTTCACATGGCGGCCTGTAGCTCCACCGGGACTTGTGCCAACAACGACCCCGGCGAGGACAGGATGTGGACCAGCTACACCGAGTATGTTTTCTGCCGGTAA